One window of the Rufibacter radiotolerans genome contains the following:
- the lpxK gene encoding tetraacyldisaccharide 4'-kinase codes for MAPLLSSLSYLLLPFAWLYGALVRLRNLLYDWEVFAVYRAPIPVLCVGNLSVGGTGKTPQVEYLARLLQPRRIAILSRGYKRATKGFVLANAQATAATLGDEPFQYTQNLPEVVVAVCEKRAEGIQRLLQLYPDLDLILLDDAFQHRPVKASFYLLLTDFNRLFTQDHLLPMGRLREPRSGAHRAHAVVITKCPNTISQEEQLALVAQVQKYTTAGTPVFFSRIVYAPAVPLGPEAALGKKLVLVTGIANARPLVKHLQESGHTILQHFEWADHAEVTPDRVGEVIGFYQQLQDPEVSILMTQKDAVKWQQPELEPLWQQAPVFYMPVGNAFAPQEPSFDDVIRQEVARWGSDINS; via the coding sequence ATGGCCCCTCTATTGTCCTCTCTTAGCTATCTGTTGCTGCCGTTTGCCTGGCTGTACGGGGCCCTGGTGCGCCTGCGGAATCTTTTATACGATTGGGAGGTGTTTGCGGTCTACCGAGCGCCCATACCCGTTCTCTGCGTGGGAAACCTGAGCGTGGGCGGTACCGGCAAGACCCCGCAGGTAGAATACCTGGCCCGCCTGCTACAACCCCGGCGCATAGCCATCTTATCACGCGGCTACAAACGGGCCACCAAAGGCTTTGTGCTGGCCAATGCCCAGGCCACTGCCGCTACGTTAGGCGATGAGCCTTTTCAGTACACCCAAAACCTGCCCGAGGTGGTAGTGGCGGTGTGTGAGAAAAGGGCCGAGGGTATCCAACGGCTGCTGCAACTGTACCCAGACCTGGATCTGATCCTGCTGGATGACGCCTTTCAGCACCGCCCCGTGAAGGCCTCTTTCTATTTACTGCTCACCGATTTTAACCGGCTTTTCACCCAGGACCATCTATTACCTATGGGGAGATTACGCGAGCCCCGGTCCGGCGCCCACCGGGCCCATGCGGTCGTCATCACCAAATGCCCTAATACCATATCCCAGGAAGAGCAACTTGCTTTAGTAGCACAGGTCCAGAAATACACCACCGCTGGTACCCCGGTTTTCTTTTCAAGGATTGTGTATGCCCCGGCCGTACCGTTAGGGCCAGAAGCAGCGTTAGGGAAAAAACTGGTCTTAGTAACAGGAATTGCCAATGCGCGGCCCTTGGTCAAACACCTGCAGGAAAGCGGCCACACTATTTTGCAGCATTTTGAGTGGGCAGACCATGCCGAAGTGACCCCCGACCGCGTAGGAGAGGTAATAGGGTTTTACCAGCAACTGCAGGACCCAGAAGTGAGTATTCTAATGACACAGAAAGACGCCGTGAAATGGCAGCAGCCAGAGCTGGAACCGCTGTGGCAGCAAGCGCCCGTTTTCTATATGCCGGTAGGTAATGCCTTTGCCCCACAGGAACCTTCGTTTGATGACGTGATCAGGCAGGAGGTGGCGCGATGGGGATCAGATATTAATTCTTAA